Within the Oncorhynchus masou masou isolate Uvic2021 chromosome 1, UVic_Omas_1.1, whole genome shotgun sequence genome, the region TTTGCCCATTTAAATGTaaatctattacagtaaggtacttcattattacccagaaataatttgatattgATCTAAAAACGGCTGCACTGGGTCTTTAAAGCTGCTCCCAGGATGTCAGGACCTATGCAGACCTCCACACCATCCCTAGCTTCAGGACACTGTGATGGGAGATAGGACAGAGGCATGAGGACAGAGGCATGAGGACAGATACCAGGAGAGAGGGTTGCCAAAACATTAAACTAAATTAATGTGATACACCCCTGGTGCACAACACCTAAAAGGGTGTCATATGATCAACTCCGAGGGTGACATGGAAAAATTATCAAAATGCGTGGAAAAAATGTTTTACTTCAATACAAATGATCCATATGCTCAAGACCGTGCTGCTTACCAAAATATGCTGTGTATTCAATCAAAATGTGTAATCTGAAAACGTTTTAATTGATTAGCCACATCATACGGGAATAAAAAGGTAGCATGATCAAATTctgatgtaaaaaatatatatacaaattgTTCTATTTCTAAATTGTAGACCAGCTATCATTAGCATTAAaacattattagtattattattactattacatGCTAACTATAATTTATCTTGTGAATAGTAGGAATACTGATAACCTTGATATCTAACAAGACAatttaaaaagaaaaagaaaactaCTTAACTATGTTAAACTTTCACTGTAACTTAGCAATAGGGCAGAATCCAGGCACAGGCAATGACAATGTTAGGGTTCACCTGTTAACCAGCTGGTAGACTTGCAACAAGACATTAGAAACAAAACAAATAGTCTCCATGACTTGCAAAACAGACAAATGCCTACATTCATCAATATTTTTATTCCACTTCCACACAGCTCAACTTCAAAGTTCCATGAAATCTTTAAAATGTTACTTTTAGAATTCAGGGATTTAGCATTTTGCAAGAGAATATGTAAATAATTTCATAACTGTTCATTGATTGTGCCGAGGTGTAATATTTAGGTTAATACATAAATGCAACTAAAACCATAAGGCGCTATTTATGTTTATCTGAAACGTATGGTTTCATTTGACTGCAGAGACATTTGCGCGTCTCTGAAACACATCCAATCTTAAAATCAAGCAACACACCTTAACCCTTTTTCATCTTTCCGTCTGCAGCACTCAAATGAGAAACTGTCAAGAGCCATGGTTTGTGCTAACTAGCTATCGATTTCGCCCAAGCGACCTGCGTTTCATGCTTGCAGGGAGGGGAATTGGAGAGGGGAAAATTTGCGGAGATAGtgaggagagacgggagagaatAAATACTTTAACAAAATCGAGATGGCCGCTGTTGCTGTGCATTTTCTGTAGAATAGCCTACGTGCGCCTATCTAAGACATATGGGTCTTGAAAAAAAATGGACAGAGGGAGAATGTGACCGGTCTGGTTGACCTCTGTCTCCTAAACAATGCGCCTTGATCACAGATTCCGTGCATggagccccctcccctctctgctcccaCAGTTAGTCAGAACAAAGGGATATTGAATAAATATGCGCTGGGGGCTACCTATTCACGTGAGGAAAAGCGTTTTGGTGGCTTGTCTCTGGCCGTGGCGATTTAATTATGCGTGTTTCACTGCTACCCCGCCGCCTTTTGCAGCACTGACTGACTTACAATTTCTATTTATCTATAGCTTTTGTAATGTCCCATAGAAAAAGTGGCCTAAAAAAATACATCAAGACACAAGAGGACATTTGCACAGAAACATATCCCACTGTACGCTTAAAAGAGGACATGCACCAGAAATATTGAATTAATACCTTGAATTTAAATATGAAGTAGGCTTACGTTTGTTCTTTGATTAATGGATTGGTGGAGCAGTCAACTAAAAGTCACTTCAGCACTGAATTAAATTGAATGTGTTTGTTGTAGCTATAGCCTAGTCTCAATATAAACAATATAGGAAATAATAATGGGAAATAATAATACCCATAAGCATTATTCCCACATTTTCTTTAATTACCTGTTTATGAACTAAAACGAACCAGAAGACTTGGGTATGACCGGTAATGTATAGACAGTAGAAAATGATTTGTGTTGTTTAATGTCAAAAGATGATTGACAGCCGTTTTCAAACCGCTGACGTAAAATGTAAAGCGCCAGCCAGCGTCTCTAATCACACTATACCAATTTCAACAAGCACTTAAAATTATACAACAGTGTCGTGGTGTAGGACactaaatacatttgtttttcaattaTTTACAGAAATAACCATTTGTATACCGTGACCAACCATTTTTTTCCTAAACCAATGCAGGCAGAAAAACTGTCTGGCAATAAAATAGAACCCAAACTTTTAAACAAATGACAAAAACTTAATTAGACTTGCATTCTTCTTCTTATTCTTACTCTTATAAttgttactgttattattatcattGTCTAATAGTATTACCATTTTCAATGTAAATCTCTCCATTCGAGGACACATCATATTTAAGAAACACAAAGTTAATAAATAAAAGCTTAAGATACTCTTGTTTATAGTAATTtcacttcccttcccttctcaATATGGACTAATCTAAAATCAATCCAGTCTCCAATCACGTATTTTATCCCGTAGTAATAACAAAAACCAACAGATATGTATGGAGGGGAAACGTGCTGTTAAAACGCATCTCCTCAGAAACCTATTCATCTTCTCAGTGTAGCTGTTCACTCTGAAAACCCAGATAAAGAACCACAGGAAATGTTGACTTTTCTCGGGCTGTTATTTTGAAGTCCCTCTACAAGAGAAGAATCCATTACAAGCACCAAATAATAAGTTAAGGATGACTTAGAAAAACAAATCTAACTACAAGTCAATGTTTTTAAATGTTCCTGGTTAGTGCTAGGTATTTAATTTCTAATCGTTAAATAGTCTGTTGTCCAATAGCCTATCCCTTGTGTAAAAACGATTACAAGTCAGAAATTAATTATTTATGTTTCTACATGTAAAGCTCAATTCGAGTAAATACCTGATTTATATTTTTCAATAGAATATGTGAAACATAGAACATGGATATTTTTGCCTCTCAGAGTCCACAAGACTCGAAGTTACGGAACAACCTTCCACGCTGTCTACAGTGCTTAGGCTATACTCAAAGACCGCAGTGCAAGAAAGAGCCTGCTTGTCTCCAATTCAACTCATGCAAGTTAAAATACTCATCTTATCATATATCATCTTGTAGCCTCCTATATAATGATATTGTCCACACCACAATATTGTATTGACTTGAGATAATCATATCCTCAGAAACAGATATCCAAATAACTGCAGACAAGGGCTACAAGCACAAAGGAAGTCCTTCGTGACTTATTTTAGTCTAGAGTTTAAATCATTTTTTACTCATCTGAGAGGCAAAACAACACTATGTGCTGATAAGTTGATTGACTGccataaaagtgtgtgtgtgtgtgtgtgtgtgtgtgtgtgtgtgtgtgtgtgtgtgtgtgtgtgtgtgtgtgtgtgtgtgtgtgtgtgtgtgtgtgtgtgtgtgtgtgtgtgtgtgtggacagtaatAAGACACTAATAGTCAGATAGTAAAACAATGTGGCAAATATGATCATAGAGCATATTGAATTACCttctttgctgttattctggctctTAGTCTTTTCCCAGGGTGCCATGGCCTTGTCATCCTCTGGCCCATCCATCATGGCCTTGTCGCTGGGCACATACCAGGTGGCGTGCTGCTCTGCCATTAGAGTGTCAAGGTCAATAGTGCCCATTGAGCCCTTCCCAGCATCCGGGCTGCAGCTCGCCAGCTCATTGTCTTCGTTCTGTGAGGGACAGTCGCCACTCTTTTTACCATTCTTCATGGCCAGGGGCTGGTCCTCTGAGATGCTGAACTGCTGCCGCTGCAGCTGGATCTGGGCCTGCAGTATCTCCAGAGGGTGGATGTCTTCCTGGCCAGAGGTGCTGGATGGGGTGCGTACCTGCTCCATCCCAGGTGTGCCTGGGTGACCGACTCCGTTTCCCACCGTGCCCCCACCAGCACTCAGTCCATAGCTGTCGGGTGTAGAGGTAGTGTGATTGGTAATGCCCTGCATGCCTAGGGGCTTCTGCCCATTCATCAGGCCATGTTCCCCCCTCTGCAGCTTGGGTGAGACGGTGATGTGCGGACTGCGGTTGGGCTTGGTGACAGGAGCACCTCCTGCATCTGAGCTAGAGGACACCTCATCCTCATTGACGTAGTGGGTGCTGACATCGTCAGCAAGGTCCACGTGCGGTGAGCTACTGTTAGATTTGGTGACACTCTGAATGCCACTGTCCAGAGAAGACATCAGGTCTGCCTGGTCCCCCAGCATCTGGTCATCTCCCTTTCCCcaggagggggatgggaggggtTTCTCATGGGGCgtacccccacccctctccccaacGCCAGCTGAAGGGGGTTGCTGGCCTGGACTTACAACAGGGTTTCCGCTGTCAGAGGAAAAAAAGATCCCAGGGCTCACATGCCCGCTGTCcctttttctcctccctctccctctcccgttccctgttgcTGCTTTCCCCTCACTGCATGGGGTAGCGTCCATGTTGTAATTTGGGGAGAGGGCACTGGCTTCCCCCTGCAGCGTCTGGTTTTGACCTGCAGGCTTTATGTTGCTATTCCCAGTGCCAGGCATCTGGCTGTTCTGGGAAGTGCCGCTCTGAAAATACTCAGGACCAGCACTGCCAGTCCCGTTAACTGTGCTGCTATTAATGTCCTGCTCCGTCTGACTCAGTTTTCGCTTGCCCTCATTTTGGTTCTTCTTGTTGAATGTTACGTTTAGGTTGGGGGCCCCTAGGCTAGCTATCATGTTCTGGCAGGCTGTGGAAAGGGCTGCCAGGCAGCTCTGCCCGAAAACATTGTCTTTAGTGCTGGTTTTGCTAAAGTTCCCCAGGGAGAGTGCCCCAAGCTTACTGACAGAGGACCGCTGGCCTGGGGGGAACTCAGATGGAGTAGGGTAGCTCCCTGGTGAGGTGTTCACCCCCTGGGGATTGCTATGTGGTGGCCCTTGACGGTTTGTCCCTCCGTAAGGAAACGTTGGTTGAGCTCCCATGGATGGCCCGGCGGGGAAGTCAGCTGGCCGCCTATCTGATGGTGCGTTGGGGTGTCCTACTCCAGCTCCGGGGGACTGCATCTGGGAGAGGTTGCCCATGTTGTTGCCAAACTGGGGGTGCATACGAGGGGAGTGGAGGGCCTGTACATGCCCATCTCCAGGTATCCTCATTGGCTCCTGCATGCCCATCCCATTCATGCCTGGCCTGAACATCATACCAGCTCCGTTCTGCTGCAGCCCCATGTCGTGGGCCCCAGCCTCCCCGCCCGTTCCCCCCATACGCCGTGACATGATCTCTCCTGGTGGGTGGGACCCGGGGAACCAGTTCTCCTGAGTTATATGAGGGTTCTGACCCTCAAAGTTTGGCATCCTGCCTCCATTCTCCCTGTCAAAGTTGGGCTGAGGCATGCTCCCCACTGGGCCTCCATGAACCATGGGGCCCGGAGGCACATCGCCGTGGTGACCTAGCTGCTGCAGGCTGGGCTGCCTCATCCTCTGCTGCTGGTTCCGAGAGGCCATCTGCTTGATCATCATGGCCGCGTTCTGCCGCTGTTGCAGAGACTGCTGCTCAGGCCCGGCATGCTGGAGTGGACCCGGGGGGAAACCATCTGTCACAGGTGGGGTGAACTCACCAGGAAGGCCAGGGTAGGCCgagggagagagatggttctCCATGCCCTGTGCATTGTGCATGCCACTGCCCCACGTGCCACAATTCTcccctccctgtgtgttagggAACTCAAATCTGGGCCTTTTTGCCATGTTCATATAAGGACTGTCAAAGTGTTGCAGCCTCTGATTCGGAGGCTGTTGGGCGGGAGGAGGGGGAGCCGGCTGTTGCATATTAAACATGGGGTCCCCATAGGGGTGCTGGCCCCTATTTTCCAGTCTGTGAATAGGATACTCAAACTGGTTGTGTTGGCCAGGCATCATGACGCCACCATCCAGCATGTTGGTGTTGGTGGAGCCCGACTCAGACTGGGGAGGCCGGGGGAGGCCTGGGGGGCATGAGTTCTGTCGTGCTATCAAAccagcctgctgctgctgctgctgctgcatgaGAGTGTGTCTGGCACTGACCCCCGGGTCCATCCCCACTGGCATCTTACGGCCATTCCCAAAGCGTTCAAAAAACACTCCATGCTGTGGGGGAGGCTGAGGCTGCTGGGGCTGTGGGGGAGGCTGCTGGTGCCCTTTGGAGAGGCCCTGTATACCCGGTGTCCGAGCCATGGCAGGGTTTCCAGGGAAACTGCCACCAGCCACCGGCCTTCCTGGCCCAAAGTGGGGCAGCTGAGAGTCTGATTCTGATGGAGAAAATACAGGTACATCAAAATGTCCAGTTGGGGGCTCGCTGGGGAAATTATACTCTAATCCCTCCACAGCACCCTGATTGGGCATCCGTCGAGGCTCCAGACCATGGGTCtccgaggaggaagaggaggaggagggcagaccATGGAAGGATGCTGCCCGGTTAGGTGACTGGTCCAAGGGTAGACAGGGGGCAGGGACAGCGTGGTTGCCGCTTGGGGGGCCGTGGTGCTGGAACTCAGGCATGTTACTGGATctttgctgctgttgctgctgctgctgggagaaGCTGTCCCCTGCCTGGCCCTCCGCAAGGGGGTCAAACCCCTCTCCAAAGCCCTGCTGGGGCCCCATGCCGCTGTTGTTATAGCCCATCAGCCTGCCACCATGCAGGCAGGATGAGGCTGGGTCTGGGCCTCCAAAGTTCCCACTGAAATGAGGATGGTGTTGATGAGGGTGAGACTGGTGGCCATGGGGATGGCCTTGGTGAGGTTGCTGGTTGTTAAAAAATCCATGCATTGGtccttgctgctgctgttgctgctggagTCCGCTGCCTGCATGCATGTCTGAGTGGCCCCTGGGATGAAAGCCACCATACTGCTCACCGTTCATGTTCATATTGAGCCCAAGCATCGGAGGCTCGTTCAGAGGGCCCATGCCCGGCTCCACTGCACCAGGCGGGCCTCCTGCATGAAAGCCAGGGCTTTTGTAATGGGAGCTCATGTTCAGTCTTGGCTGGTTTATGTTTCTCTCTGACTGGCC harbors:
- the LOC135541763 gene encoding transcriptional activator MN1-like, coding for MFGLEQFGSQINSRNPGQSERNINQPRLNMSSHYKSPGFHAGGPPGAVEPGMGPLNEPPMLGLNMNMNGEQYGGFHPRGHSDMHAGSGLQQQQQQQGPMHGFFNNQQPHQGHPHGHQSHPHQHHPHFSGNFGGPDPASSCLHGGRLMGYNNSGMGPQQGFGEGFDPLAEGQAGDSFSQQQQQQQQRSSNMPEFQHHGPPSGNHAVPAPCLPLDQSPNRAASFHGLPSSSSSSSETHGLEPRRMPNQGAVEGLEYNFPSEPPTGHFDVPVFSPSESDSQLPHFGPGRPVAGGSFPGNPAMARTPGIQGLSKGHQQPPPQPQQPQPPPQHGVFFERFGNGRKMPVGMDPGVSARHTLMQQQQQQQAGLIARQNSCPPGLPRPPQSESGSTNTNMLDGGVMMPGQHNQFEYPIHRLENRGQHPYGDPMFNMQQPAPPPPAQQPPNQRLQHFDSPYMNMAKRPRFEFPNTQGGENCGTWGSGMHNAQGMENHLSPSAYPGLPGEFTPPVTDGFPPGPLQHAGPEQQSLQQRQNAAMMIKQMASRNQQQRMRQPSLQQLGHHGDVPPGPMVHGGPVGSMPQPNFDRENGGRMPNFEGQNPHITQENWFPGSHPPGEIMSRRMGGTGGEAGAHDMGLQQNGAGMMFRPGMNGMGMQEPMRIPGDGHVQALHSPRMHPQFGNNMGNLSQMQSPGAGVGHPNAPSDRRPADFPAGPSMGAQPTFPYGGTNRQGPPHSNPQGVNTSPGSYPTPSEFPPGQRSSVSKLGALSLGNFSKTSTKDNVFGQSCLAALSTACQNMIASLGAPNLNVTFNKKNQNEGKRKLSQTEQDINSSTVNGTGSAGPEYFQSGTSQNSQMPGTGNSNIKPAGQNQTLQGEASALSPNYNMDATPCSEGKAATGNGRGRGRRKRDSGHVSPGIFFSSDSGNPVVSPGQQPPSAGVGERGGGTPHEKPLPSPSWGKGDDQMLGDQADLMSSLDSGIQSVTKSNSSSPHVDLADDVSTHYVNEDEVSSSSDAGGAPVTKPNRSPHITVSPKLQRGEHGLMNGQKPLGMQGITNHTTSTPDSYGLSAGGGTVGNGVGHPGTPGMEQVRTPSSTSGQEDIHPLEILQAQIQLQRQQFSISEDQPLAMKNGKKSGDCPSQNEDNELASCSPDAGKGSMGTIDLDTLMAEQHATWYVPSDKAMMDGPEDDKAMAPWEKTKSQNNSKEESELSQSKAGVGVGAQGPVGGNGGSHLQCLSVHCTDELGDSKGRGGPVSSWRSLHSDISNRFGTFVAALT